In one window of Mesorhizobium sp. B2-1-1 DNA:
- a CDS encoding SDR family oxidoreductase, with protein sequence MRLKDKVAIVTGAASGFGEGIARRFAEEGARIVVADLNAKGAERVAGEIGEAAIWTQTDVSQRSEFDEMVHAAKSAFGRIDIMVNNAGFTHRNGDMLEVDEATFDLITSVNMKAIYHAALAVVPIMERQGGGVILTTASTAGLRPRPGLTWYNASKGWAITATKSMAVELAPKNIRVNCLCPVAGETGMLEKFMGADTPEIREKFRASIPLGRLSTPLDIANAALWLASDEAVFITGVALEVDGGRCI encoded by the coding sequence ATGCGTCTGAAGGACAAGGTCGCCATCGTCACCGGGGCCGCTTCGGGTTTCGGCGAGGGCATTGCCCGTCGCTTCGCCGAGGAGGGCGCCAGGATCGTCGTGGCCGACCTCAATGCCAAGGGCGCCGAACGCGTAGCCGGCGAGATCGGCGAGGCGGCGATCTGGACCCAGACCGACGTTTCGCAGCGCTCCGAATTCGACGAGATGGTCCATGCCGCCAAAAGCGCCTTCGGACGTATCGACATCATGGTCAACAATGCCGGGTTCACCCATCGCAATGGCGACATGCTCGAAGTCGACGAGGCGACGTTCGACCTGATCACATCGGTCAACATGAAGGCCATCTATCATGCTGCCCTTGCCGTCGTGCCGATCATGGAGCGGCAAGGCGGGGGCGTCATCCTGACCACGGCCTCCACCGCTGGCCTGCGCCCTCGGCCCGGCCTCACCTGGTACAACGCCTCCAAGGGCTGGGCGATCACCGCCACCAAGTCGATGGCGGTGGAACTCGCGCCGAAGAACATCCGCGTCAACTGCCTGTGTCCGGTGGCCGGCGAAACCGGCATGCTGGAAAAATTCATGGGCGCCGATACACCTGAAATCCGCGAGAAATTCCGCGCCTCGATCCCCCTCGGTCGGCTTTCGACCCCGCTCGACATCGCCAATGCGGCACTGTGGCTGGCATCCGACGAGGCCGTCTTCATTACTGGCGTTGCGCTGGAGGTCGACGGCGGGCGCTGCATCTGA
- the zwf gene encoding glucose-6-phosphate dehydrogenase, which translates to MTSQIIPVDPFDFIIFGGTGDLSERKLLPSLYYRQRDHQFSEPTRIIGTSRSKMSDDEFRAFAKQAISDHVKAADIDPKELKTFLARLSYVPADATSGAGFDRLKKAIGDSDCIRAFYLAVAPALFGDISHKLKEHDLITPNSRIVLEKPIGRDLASAQTLNDLVGDDFHESQIFRIDHYLGKETVQNLMALRFANALYEPLWNSAHIDHVQITVAETVGLEDRVTYYDKAGALRDMVQNHMLQLLCLVAMEAPSSMDADAVRDEKLKVLRALKRINGNEAPKHTVRGQYRAGASAGGPVKGYVEELGKDSNTETFVAIKAEIGNWRWAGVPFYLRTGKRLATRVSEIVIEFKPIPHSIFGGDSAGPIFANQLVIRLQPDEGVKQFIMIKDPGPGGMRLRQISLDMSFAQSFDGRAPDAYERLIMDVVRGNQTLFMRRDEVEAAWRWIDPIQNAWESARQEAQGYTAGTWGPSASIALIERDGRTWHESN; encoded by the coding sequence ATGACCAGCCAGATCATCCCCGTCGACCCTTTCGACTTCATCATTTTCGGTGGCACCGGCGACCTGTCGGAACGCAAACTTCTGCCGTCGCTCTACTATCGCCAGCGCGACCATCAATTTTCCGAGCCAACCCGCATCATCGGCACGTCGCGTTCGAAGATGAGTGATGACGAATTTCGGGCTTTCGCCAAGCAGGCTATTTCCGACCACGTCAAGGCGGCCGATATCGATCCCAAGGAGCTCAAAACCTTCCTGGCGCGGCTTTCCTATGTCCCGGCCGATGCCACGAGCGGCGCGGGGTTCGACAGGCTAAAGAAGGCGATCGGCGACAGCGACTGCATCCGCGCCTTCTATCTGGCGGTGGCGCCGGCGCTGTTCGGCGACATCTCGCACAAGCTGAAAGAACACGATCTGATCACGCCGAATTCGCGCATCGTGCTGGAGAAACCGATCGGCCGCGACCTCGCTTCGGCGCAAACGCTCAACGATCTGGTCGGCGACGATTTCCACGAAAGCCAGATCTTCCGCATCGACCATTATCTCGGCAAGGAAACGGTGCAGAACCTGATGGCGCTGCGTTTTGCCAATGCGCTCTACGAGCCGCTGTGGAATTCCGCCCATATCGACCACGTGCAGATCACCGTCGCCGAGACGGTCGGCCTGGAAGACCGTGTCACCTATTACGACAAGGCCGGCGCGCTGCGCGACATGGTGCAGAACCATATGCTGCAACTGCTCTGCCTGGTGGCCATGGAAGCGCCATCGTCGATGGACGCCGACGCCGTGCGTGACGAGAAGCTGAAGGTGCTGCGCGCGCTCAAGCGCATCAACGGCAACGAGGCGCCGAAGCACACGGTGCGTGGACAATACCGCGCCGGCGCTTCCGCAGGCGGGCCGGTGAAAGGCTATGTCGAGGAGCTCGGCAAGGACAGCAACACCGAAACCTTCGTCGCGATCAAGGCCGAGATCGGCAACTGGCGCTGGGCAGGCGTTCCGTTCTACCTCAGGACCGGCAAGCGGCTGGCAACCCGGGTCTCGGAGATCGTCATCGAGTTCAAGCCGATCCCGCATTCGATCTTCGGCGGCGACAGCGCCGGGCCGATCTTCGCCAACCAGCTGGTCATCCGGCTGCAGCCCGACGAAGGCGTCAAACAATTCATCATGATCAAGGACCCGGGTCCGGGCGGCATGCGGCTGCGGCAGATTTCGCTCGACATGAGCTTCGCGCAGTCCTTCGACGGCCGCGCGCCCGACGCTTATGAACGGCTGATCATGGATGTCGTGCGCGGCAACCAGACGCTGTTCATGCGCCGCGACGAGGTCGAGGCCGCGTGGAGGTGGATCGACCCGATCCAGAACGCCTGGGAAAGCGCCAGGCAGGAGGCACAGGGCTATACGGCGGGCACCTGGGGACCTTCGGCCTCGATAGCGCTGATCGAACGTGACGGGCGGACATGGCACGAGAGCAATTGA
- the pgl gene encoding 6-phosphogluconolactonase has translation MAREQLNSASYNWNGFSDRAELAAALAERVADRLAKAIAARGTALLAVSGGTTPAKFFAALSGMPITWDKVTVTLIDERFVPASSPRSNAGLVAANLLQNAAAAARFVPLYHEAVSIEDAARSDNAALQSLPWPLDVAVLGMGPDGHTASFFPDADDLAKLLDPSSDRIVLPVHAASAGEPRLTLSLARIIDAGLLALHIEGEDKRTAFDGATGAGPRKPIRAVLDASPWPVEVFWAP, from the coding sequence ATGGCACGAGAGCAATTGAACAGCGCCAGCTACAACTGGAATGGCTTTTCCGACCGCGCGGAATTGGCGGCGGCGCTGGCCGAGCGCGTCGCCGATCGCCTGGCAAAGGCAATCGCGGCGCGCGGCACGGCGTTACTGGCCGTTTCCGGCGGCACGACGCCGGCAAAGTTCTTTGCTGCCCTGTCGGGAATGCCGATCACCTGGGACAAGGTAACGGTGACGCTGATCGACGAGCGCTTCGTGCCGGCCTCCTCGCCGCGTTCCAATGCCGGACTGGTGGCCGCCAATCTGTTGCAGAACGCGGCTGCGGCGGCACGGTTCGTGCCGCTCTATCACGAAGCCGTCAGCATCGAGGATGCCGCGAGATCGGACAATGCGGCGCTCCAGTCCCTGCCCTGGCCGCTCGACGTCGCCGTGCTCGGCATGGGACCTGACGGCCATACCGCCTCATTCTTTCCCGACGCGGACGATCTGGCGAAATTGCTCGACCCGTCCTCGGACAGGATCGTGCTGCCGGTTCATGCGGCAAGCGCCGGCGAGCCGCGGCTGACCCTGTCGCTGGCGCGCATCATCGATGCCGGCCTCCTGGCGCTGCACATAGAGGGCGAGGACAAACGCACCGCCTTCGACGGCGCGACCGGTGCCGGGCCTCGAAAGCCTATTCGCGCCGTGCTCGACGCATCGCCCTGGCCCGTAGAGGTTTTCTGGGCACCCTGA
- the edd gene encoding phosphogluconate dehydratase, with amino-acid sequence MTARRDIEAITERIRQRSKPGRERYLGRIASASNQTANRAVLSCGNLAHGFAVCSPSEKVALGADKVPNLGIITSYNDMLSAHQPFETFPALIKEAAREAGGIAQVAGGVPAMCDGVTQGQPGMELSLFSRDVIAMAAAIGLSHNMFDAAVYLGVCDKIVPGLVIAALTFGHLPAVFIPAGPMTTGLPNDEKARVRQLYAEGKAGRAELLEAESKSYHGPGTCTFYGTANSNQMLMEIMGLHTPGASFVNPGTPLRDALTREATKRALAITALGNAYTPVGRMIDERSIVNGVVGLHATGGSTNHTIHLIAMAAAAGIALTWQDISDLSEAVPLLARVYPNGLADVNHFHAAGGLGFLIRELLDEGVLHEDVQTVWGEGLRPYAVEAKLGADGSVVREAAPRASGDAKVLAPFKKAFQPTGGLKVLAGNLGHAVIKTSAVKPERRLIEAPAKVFDSQQGLNEAFKAGTLTGDFIAVIRFQGPKANGMPELHKLTTVLGILQDRGQRVALVTDGRMSGASGKVPAAIHVTPEAVEDGPIARIHDGDIIRLDADAGTLEVLVPAAEFALRRTAEADLIGNEFGFGRELFAGFRQLVGRADHGASAFGTDAAEFALQ; translated from the coding sequence ATGACCGCAAGACGCGATATCGAAGCCATCACGGAGCGCATCCGCCAACGCTCCAAGCCGGGCCGCGAGCGCTATCTCGGCCGCATCGCCAGCGCATCGAACCAGACCGCCAACCGGGCGGTGCTGTCCTGCGGCAATCTTGCCCATGGCTTTGCCGTGTGCAGCCCCTCGGAGAAAGTGGCGCTGGGTGCCGACAAGGTGCCGAACCTCGGTATCATCACCTCCTACAACGACATGCTGTCGGCGCATCAGCCCTTCGAGACATTCCCGGCGCTGATCAAGGAAGCGGCGCGGGAGGCCGGCGGCATCGCCCAGGTTGCCGGCGGCGTGCCGGCGATGTGCGACGGTGTCACCCAGGGGCAGCCGGGCATGGAGCTTTCGCTGTTCTCGCGCGATGTCATCGCCATGGCGGCCGCGATCGGCCTGTCGCACAATATGTTCGACGCCGCCGTTTATCTGGGCGTCTGCGACAAGATCGTGCCCGGGCTGGTGATCGCGGCACTGACCTTCGGCCATCTGCCGGCGGTGTTCATTCCGGCCGGGCCGATGACGACAGGCCTGCCCAACGATGAAAAGGCCAGGGTTCGCCAGCTCTATGCCGAGGGCAAGGCAGGCCGCGCCGAACTGCTGGAGGCCGAGTCCAAATCCTACCATGGACCGGGGACATGCACCTTCTATGGCACGGCCAACTCCAACCAGATGTTGATGGAGATCATGGGCCTGCACACGCCAGGCGCTTCCTTCGTCAATCCGGGCACGCCGCTGCGAGACGCCTTGACCCGCGAGGCGACCAAGCGGGCGCTGGCGATCACCGCGCTTGGCAACGCCTATACGCCGGTCGGGCGGATGATCGACGAGCGTTCCATCGTCAACGGCGTGGTTGGCCTGCACGCGACCGGCGGCTCGACCAACCATACCATTCATCTGATCGCCATGGCCGCAGCCGCTGGGATCGCGCTGACCTGGCAGGATATTTCCGACCTCTCGGAAGCGGTGCCGCTCCTGGCGCGCGTCTATCCCAACGGGCTTGCGGATGTGAACCATTTCCATGCCGCCGGCGGGCTCGGCTTCCTCATTCGCGAGCTGCTCGACGAAGGCGTGCTGCATGAAGATGTGCAGACGGTATGGGGCGAAGGCCTGCGGCCCTACGCAGTCGAGGCAAAGCTCGGTGCCGACGGCAGCGTCGTGCGCGAAGCCGCCCCGCGCGCGAGTGGCGACGCGAAGGTCCTGGCGCCGTTCAAGAAAGCCTTTCAGCCGACGGGCGGCCTCAAAGTGCTGGCCGGCAATCTCGGCCATGCCGTCATCAAGACGTCCGCGGTGAAGCCGGAACGGCGCCTCATCGAAGCGCCGGCCAAAGTGTTCGACAGCCAGCAAGGGCTGAACGAAGCCTTCAAGGCCGGCACGCTCACCGGCGACTTCATCGCCGTCATCCGCTTCCAGGGGCCGAAGGCCAACGGCATGCCGGAACTGCACAAGCTGACCACCGTGCTCGGCATCCTGCAGGATCGCGGCCAGCGCGTCGCACTGGTCACGGACGGGCGCATGTCCGGCGCCTCCGGCAAGGTGCCGGCGGCGATCCATGTCACGCCGGAAGCGGTCGAGGACGGCCCGATCGCCAGGATCCACGACGGCGACATCATCCGGCTGGATGCGGATGCCGGCACGCTTGAAGTGCTGGTACCGGCAGCGGAATTCGCGCTGCGTCGGACGGCGGAAGCCGATCTCATCGGCAATGAGTTCGGCTTCGGCCGTGAGCTCTTCGCCGGGTTCCGTCAGCTGGTGGGTCGAGCCGACCATGGGGCCAGCGCGTTTGGAACCGACGCAGCGGAATTCGCACTGCAATGA
- a CDS encoding helix-turn-helix domain-containing protein codes for MKNEHISLPADLADAEDFDVTAEAMDRGQRARLIRKTRTGLGLSQSEFASRFRVPVGTLRDWEQARATAPDFAIAYVRVIGQHPDMVAKVVA; via the coding sequence GTGAAGAACGAGCATATCTCGCTACCTGCTGACCTGGCTGACGCCGAAGACTTCGACGTGACGGCCGAGGCGATGGACCGGGGCCAGCGCGCCCGCCTGATCCGCAAGACGAGGACCGGGCTTGGCCTGTCGCAGTCCGAGTTCGCCAGCCGCTTCCGGGTTCCGGTCGGCACGCTACGCGATTGGGAGCAGGCGCGGGCAACCGCGCCGGATTTCGCTATCGCCTATGTGCGCGTGATCGGTCAGCATCCGGACATGGTGGCGAAGGTCGTCGCATAG
- a CDS encoding BrnT family toxin, translated as MNVLPEIAGALAGRAKVYPAAPVTIPSGLSAFPLWVCRAPKTLDISRVKRDLRSIRKSRMIVAHDAGQVRLCQGCGEPRKAQVTASLWRSAFEDDNHLIIPSIREIDGEERFKVVGIVGEKLFTGVFVWRGEQPRFISVRRSNKGEERAYLATC; from the coding sequence ATGAATGTGCTGCCCGAAATCGCCGGCGCTTTAGCCGGCCGAGCGAAGGTTTACCCAGCGGCTCCAGTTACCATACCGAGCGGTTTAAGCGCCTTTCCTCTGTGGGTTTGTCGCGCTCCTAAAACCCTCGACATTTCACGAGTGAAAAGGGATTTGCGATCTATACGGAAATCCCGTATGATTGTAGCCCATGACGCAGGACAGGTTCGACTCTGCCAAGGATGCGGCGAACCGCGAAAAGCACAAGTTACCGCTAGCCTTTGGCGATCGGCTTTTGAGGACGACAACCATCTGATTATCCCCTCCATCCGAGAGATCGACGGCGAGGAACGGTTCAAGGTGGTCGGCATCGTCGGGGAGAAGCTGTTCACCGGGGTCTTCGTCTGGCGGGGTGAACAGCCCCGCTTCATCTCAGTGAGAAGGAGCAACAAGGGTGAAGAACGAGCATATCTCGCTACCTGCTGA
- a CDS encoding vWA domain-containing protein: MAGLARSVAAAFLLLSMTTFGFAANKLIIILDASGSMWAQIDGRPKLEIARESLRSVLQSVPADDELGFMAYGHRKKGSCEDIQLIVPPQAGSASAISAAADSMKFLGKTPLTSAVKQAAEALKYTEDKATVILITDGLETCGGDPCALGKELESSGVDFTADVVGFGLTADEGKQIACLADNTGGKYIQASDEKALRQALVETVAAPAPSPPPAPAPATEPAPAPAPAPEPARPAFNFQPTVVMAEGGEPITDGNAWEIYKANPDGSRGESVTTEYGSYSGKLDPGDYIVVARDDEAKVEQKVKIEAGQVQKPLFILNAGTLIIHPHASQGAEISSEARVDFAYPGGSTTHYGDTQAIVPAGEQKVTVQIGAGTVTETIQLAAGQTVEKDVVVGVGQAMLNAYYTSGGEKADNSAIGFEIVKAKKKIDGSRDSVEHSYGADSKFWLPPDDYVAVTTLDLAVVEQPFSIKPGDSQDVKVVLDAGVLAISAPGAYSIEVFSSKKDIDGKRKSLGFNYGDNWQQTIPAGDYVVVRHMSDEGHDKEMPVTVKAGERAEITVQ, encoded by the coding sequence ATGGCGGGACTTGCACGGAGCGTCGCTGCGGCGTTTCTCCTTTTGTCGATGACGACATTCGGCTTTGCCGCGAACAAGCTCATCATCATCCTCGACGCTTCAGGGTCGATGTGGGCGCAGATCGACGGCAGGCCCAAGCTGGAAATCGCCCGTGAGTCGCTGAGAAGCGTGCTGCAATCGGTTCCCGCCGACGATGAACTCGGTTTCATGGCCTATGGCCATCGCAAGAAAGGCAGTTGCGAGGATATCCAGCTGATCGTACCGCCGCAGGCCGGCTCGGCGAGCGCGATTTCGGCCGCGGCCGACAGCATGAAATTCCTCGGCAAGACGCCGCTGACATCAGCCGTCAAGCAGGCGGCCGAAGCGCTGAAATACACCGAGGACAAGGCGACCGTCATTCTCATCACCGACGGGCTCGAGACCTGTGGCGGCGATCCTTGCGCGCTTGGCAAGGAACTCGAATCGTCCGGCGTCGATTTCACAGCCGACGTTGTCGGCTTTGGCCTTACGGCCGACGAAGGCAAGCAGATCGCTTGCCTCGCCGACAACACCGGCGGCAAGTACATCCAGGCGTCCGACGAGAAGGCGCTGCGGCAAGCTTTGGTCGAAACCGTCGCCGCACCGGCGCCGTCACCGCCCCCCGCGCCGGCGCCGGCAACCGAACCGGCGCCAGCGCCAGCGCCTGCGCCGGAGCCTGCAAGGCCTGCTTTCAATTTCCAGCCGACCGTGGTGATGGCCGAAGGCGGCGAGCCGATCACCGACGGCAATGCCTGGGAGATTTACAAAGCCAACCCCGACGGCTCGCGCGGCGAGTCCGTCACCACCGAATATGGCAGCTATAGCGGCAAACTCGATCCCGGCGACTATATCGTCGTCGCGCGCGACGACGAAGCCAAGGTCGAGCAGAAGGTCAAGATCGAGGCCGGCCAGGTCCAAAAACCGCTCTTTATCCTGAACGCCGGCACATTGATCATTCACCCGCATGCCAGCCAGGGTGCCGAGATCAGCAGCGAAGCCCGCGTCGATTTCGCCTATCCCGGTGGCAGCACCACCCATTACGGCGACACCCAGGCCATCGTGCCGGCGGGCGAACAGAAGGTGACGGTGCAGATCGGTGCCGGCACGGTGACGGAAACAATCCAGCTCGCCGCCGGGCAGACCGTAGAAAAGGACGTCGTGGTCGGCGTCGGCCAGGCCATGCTCAATGCCTACTATACGTCTGGCGGCGAGAAGGCCGACAATTCGGCCATCGGCTTTGAGATCGTCAAGGCGAAGAAGAAGATCGACGGCAGCCGCGACAGCGTCGAGCACTCCTATGGGGCCGACAGCAAGTTCTGGCTGCCGCCCGACGACTATGTGGCGGTGACAACGCTCGATCTCGCCGTCGTCGAGCAGCCTTTCAGCATCAAGCCCGGCGACAGCCAGGACGTGAAGGTCGTGCTCGATGCGGGCGTGCTCGCAATATCGGCGCCCGGCGCTTATTCGATTGAGGTGTTTTCGTCGAAAAAGGACATCGATGGCAAGCGCAAATCGCTCGGCTTCAACTACGGCGACAACTGGCAGCAGACGATCCCCGCCGGCGATTATGTCGTCGTCCGGCATATGTCGGATGAGGGTCATGACAAGGAGATGCCGGTGACAGTCAAGGCTGGCGAACGGGCCGAGATCACGGTTCAGTAG